One genomic segment of Salmo trutta chromosome 8, fSalTru1.1, whole genome shotgun sequence includes these proteins:
- the LOC115198925 gene encoding probable polypeptide N-acetylgalactosaminyltransferase 8: protein MMRLGWVRGLAPLLAMAAGILYITSIKREVHSHGERLQRAHQNDSVRGQDMLKRLEKMEAHIEKLLKTINDGSSLKEGQAVKAPEVKKERKVVKKVYPNSALFTSWGDELSEEEQKEAEGLFQMYGYNAFLSDRLPLNREIPDTRDPKCAKHQYPHDLPTISVVLIYLDEALSIIKRAVRSIIDKTPQRLLKDIILVDDHSSNEDLKEKLDAYISFIHEERPGLVKRVRHSEQLGLTQARLSGWREATGDVVAILDAHIEVHVEWAEPLLARIKEDRTLVLTPVFDKVHFDDLTVTRYGPNADAFDWALWCMYESFRPEWYALKDESQPGKSPSIMGILVVDRLFFGEIGALDGGMKIYGGENVELGIRVWLCGGSVEVIPCSKIAHIERAHKPYLPDLSITMKRNALRVAEVWMDDYKHNVNIAWNIPLKDHGIDIGDVSERKKLRERLNCKPFQWYLDNVYPMLDPLGDLLGYGALVNDQKTDLCIDQGPVPGNTPVLYGCHYFGPQNCYYRASGEIYVGGIKSHKYNSNRCLVDTGSRTPGLYECKVAKQKGFHMLWEFQQGKAIQNRQTKRCLEIAPGEDTYYQLIIQECSGQHWNIQNLIKDF from the exons ATGATGAGGCTAGGCTGGGTTCGAGGGCTGGCCCCTTTGTTGGCCATGGCTGCTGGAATACTCTACATCACATCCATTAAGCGGGAGGTTCATTCTCATGGGGAGAGACTGCAGAGGGCCCATCAGAATGACTCGGTCAGGGGCCAGGACATGCTCAAGAGGCTGGAAAAGATGGAGGCTCACATCGAGAAGCTGT TGAAGACAATCAACGACGGGAGCAGTCTGAAAGAGGGGCAGGCTGTGAAGGCTCCCGAGGTCAAGAAGGAGAGGAAGGTGGTGAAGAAGGTGTACCCCAACTCAGCTCTGTTCACAAGCTGGGGTGATGAGCTCTCAGAGGAGGAGCAGAAAGAGGCAGAGGGGCTGTTTCAGATGTATGGATACAATGCCTTCCTGAGTGACAGACTACCCCTGAACAGGGAAATCCCTGATACTCGCGATCCTAA GTGTGCTAAGCACCAGTATCCCCATGACCTGCCCACCATCAGCGTGGTGTTGATCTACTTGGACGAGGCCCTGTCAATCATCAAGAGAGCCGTCCGCAGCATCATAGACAAGACCCCCCAACGCCTGCTCAAAGACATTATACTGGTGGATGACCACAGCTCCAATG AGGATCTAAAGGAGAAGTTGGATGCTTACATCAGCTTCATCCATGAAGAGCGTCCGGGCCTGGTGAAGAGAGTGAGACACTCAGAGCAGCTCGGTCTCACACAGGCCCGcctctcagggtggagggaagcTACAGGAGATGTGGTGGCCATCTTGGATGCCCACATAGAGGTCCATGTGGAATG GGCGGAGCCTCTGTTAGCGCGGATAAAGGAGGACCGCACGTTGGTGTTGACACCGGTGTTTGACAAAGTCCATTTCGATGACTTGACAGTCACACGTTATGGGCCTAATGCAGACGCCTTTGACTGGGCCCTGTGGTGTATGTATGAGTCCTTCAGACCTGAGTGGTATGCCTTGAAAGACGAGTCACAGCCAGGAAA GAGCCCCTCTATTATGGGCATACTTGTGGTTGATCGTCTGTTCTTTGGGGAAATTGGTGCTCTGGATGGTGGTATGAAGATCTATGGAGGTGAAAATGTTGAACTGGGCATCCGG GTGTGGCTTTGTGGTGGAAGTGTCGAGGTCATACCTTGTTCTAAAATAGCCCACATCGAGAGGGCCCATAAACCCTATCTCCCCGACCTGAGCATTACAATGAAGAGGAATGctctgagagtggctgaggtctGGATGGATGACTACAAACATAATGTCAACATTGCCTGGAATATCCCACTGAAG GATCATGGCATAGACATTGGGGATGTTTCAGAGAGGAAGAagttgagagagagactgaactgCAAACCCTTCCAGTGGTATCTGGATAACGTGTATCCCATGTTAGACCCCCTGGGTGACTTGCTTGGTTATGGAGCT CTGGTCAATGACCAGAAGACGGATCTCTGTATAGATCAAGGCCCAGTTCCGGGGAACACACCTGTTTTATATGGATGCCATTATTTTGGTCCACAG AACTGTTATTATCGAGCCAGTGGGGAGATCTACGTTGGAGGCATCAAGTCTCACAAGTACAACAGTAATCGCTGTCTGGTGGACACCGGCAGTCGAACCCCAGGACTGTATGAGTGCAAGGTGGCCAAGCAGAAGGGATTCCACATGCTCTGGGAATTTCAACAG